A window from Bosea sp. ANAM02 encodes these proteins:
- a CDS encoding SDR family NAD(P)-dependent oxidoreductase: protein MVLPRMKPQDGVAWITGASSGIGAAVALELARRGWTVAVTARRLEALERLARGAEKLPGRIVAHAGDVTDAQGMRDVTDAIESIHGPIALAFLNAGIASGQGRAIDVETVERVVGVNLLGVAKSFFAVQPRMVARGAGQIAVNASLVGYRGLPGAAAYGAAKAGAIYFCESMRFDCEAAGIRLQLVNPGFIETPMTEGRRFPMPFLQTVEDGARRIVDGFERGGFEITVPRRLAWILKLARLLPYPVYFALMRRFAERSG from the coding sequence ATGGTTTTGCCCCGCATGAAGCCGCAGGACGGCGTCGCCTGGATCACCGGCGCCAGTTCCGGTATCGGGGCCGCGGTCGCGCTCGAGCTGGCGCGCCGAGGCTGGACGGTTGCCGTCACGGCCCGGCGGCTGGAGGCGCTGGAGCGCCTCGCCCGCGGCGCCGAGAAACTGCCCGGCCGCATCGTCGCCCATGCCGGCGACGTCACCGATGCGCAGGGCATGCGCGACGTCACCGATGCGATCGAAAGCATCCATGGGCCGATCGCGCTCGCCTTCCTCAATGCCGGCATCGCGTCGGGCCAGGGCAGGGCGATCGATGTCGAGACGGTCGAACGGGTCGTCGGGGTCAACCTGCTCGGCGTCGCCAAGAGCTTCTTCGCCGTGCAGCCGCGGATGGTCGCGCGCGGTGCCGGGCAGATCGCGGTCAACGCCTCGCTCGTCGGCTATCGTGGCCTGCCGGGCGCGGCCGCCTATGGTGCCGCCAAGGCCGGCGCGATCTATTTCTGCGAATCGATGCGATTCGATTGCGAGGCGGCCGGCATCCGCCTGCAACTGGTCAATCCCGGCTTCATCGAGACGCCGATGACGGAAGGCCGCCGCTTCCCGATGCCGTTCCTGCAGACGGTGGAGGACGGCGCGCGGCGAATCGTCGACGGATTCGAGCGCGGCGGCTTCGAGATCACCGTACCGCGCCGCCTCGCCTGGATCCTGAAACTCGCGCGCCTGCTGCCTTACCCCGTCTATTTCGCGCTGATGCGCCGCTTCGCAGAGCGCAGCGGCTGA
- a CDS encoding deoxyribodipyrimidine photo-lyase — protein MTERALHWFRNDLRLADNPALAAATEAGPVLCLYILDTSPDRRPIGGASRWWLSRSLAVLDDALARKGGRLVVMAGDPALLLPRIVAEAGIKLVTWNRRYEAAEIALDRKLKEALTADGITVRSFNSHLLNEPWQITTKTGQPMKVFTPYWRAARQKGDPCAPTPAPRAISALPLPDSIKPLAVSLGDLGLEPTKPDWAGGLREAWAPGEAGAATRLDEFIGSGLAGYAEARDRPDRAATSRLSPHLHFGEIGPRQVWHALQHARAAGEAAGSERDAEKFLSEIGWREFSHHLLFHNPELATRNYDSRFDAFPWEPDHKALRRWQRGQTGIPLVDAGMRELWTTGWMHNRVRMVVASFLIKHLLQDWRAGEAWFWDTLVDADAANNAASWQWVAGSGADASPYFRIFNPVTQGETHDPKGAYVRQWVPELAGLSDKDIHQPWKASEKALREAGIRIGETYPAPLIDLAFGRQRALDAFATIRSG, from the coding sequence ATGACCGAACGCGCCCTGCACTGGTTCCGCAACGACCTGAGACTGGCCGACAATCCGGCCTTGGCCGCAGCGACGGAGGCCGGGCCGGTCCTTTGCCTCTACATCCTCGATACCAGCCCGGATCGCCGGCCGATCGGCGGGGCCTCGCGCTGGTGGCTGTCGCGCTCGCTCGCTGTACTCGACGACGCCCTTGCCAGGAAGGGCGGGCGGCTGGTCGTGATGGCAGGCGACCCCGCCCTCCTGCTGCCGCGGATCGTGGCTGAGGCCGGGATCAAGCTGGTCACCTGGAATCGCCGCTACGAGGCTGCGGAGATCGCGCTCGACCGCAAGCTGAAGGAGGCGCTCACAGCAGACGGCATCACGGTCCGCAGCTTCAACAGCCATCTGCTGAACGAGCCTTGGCAGATCACCACCAAGACCGGACAACCGATGAAGGTGTTCACGCCCTATTGGCGCGCCGCCCGCCAGAAGGGTGACCCGTGCGCTCCGACCCCTGCCCCCAGGGCAATCTCCGCGCTTCCCCTGCCCGATTCGATCAAACCGCTGGCGGTGTCGCTGGGCGATCTCGGCCTCGAACCGACCAAGCCGGACTGGGCCGGCGGCCTGCGGGAGGCATGGGCGCCGGGAGAAGCGGGCGCCGCGACCCGGCTCGACGAGTTCATCGGTAGCGGTCTCGCCGGCTATGCCGAGGCTCGCGACCGGCCGGACCGGGCCGCGACCTCCCGCCTCTCGCCGCATCTGCATTTCGGCGAAATCGGCCCGCGGCAGGTCTGGCACGCGCTCCAGCATGCGCGCGCGGCCGGCGAGGCCGCAGGCTCGGAGCGCGACGCCGAGAAATTCCTCTCCGAGATCGGCTGGCGGGAGTTCTCGCACCACCTGCTCTTCCACAATCCGGAACTGGCCACCCGCAACTACGATTCGCGATTCGATGCCTTTCCCTGGGAGCCCGACCACAAGGCCTTGCGCCGCTGGCAACGCGGGCAGACCGGCATCCCACTCGTCGATGCCGGCATGCGCGAACTCTGGACGACCGGCTGGATGCATAACCGCGTCCGGATGGTCGTCGCCTCCTTCCTGATCAAGCATCTGCTGCAGGACTGGCGGGCGGGCGAGGCCTGGTTCTGGGATACGCTGGTCGATGCCGACGCCGCCAACAACGCCGCGAGCTGGCAATGGGTCGCGGGCTCCGGCGCCGACGCCTCGCCCTATTTCCGCATCTTCAATCCGGTGACGCAGGGCGAAACCCACGACCCCAAGGGGGCTTACGTTCGCCAGTGGGTGCCGGAGCTGGCCGGGCTGTCCGACAAGGATATCCACCAGCCCTGGAAGGCTTCGGAAAAGGCGCTGCGCGAGGCAGGCATTCGAATCGGCGAGACCTACCCTGCCCCGCTGATCGATCTCGCCTTCGGGCGCCAGCGTGCGCTCGACGCCTTCGCCACGATCCGCAGCGGCTGA
- a CDS encoding TolC family outer membrane protein has product MHKRDEKISGLALSAAFALALAGGWAGSASAQTMEAALARAYSANPTLNAQRASVRATDENVPQAKAGYRPRITASADIGASITESGIPAFASSSPVHTNNVSRLGPRGVGVQIDQNIFDSGKTRSAVGQSESQVLGARATLRNTEQNVLLDAATSYMNVLRDTAILNLNRNNVEVLEEQLRQTRDRFQVGEVTRTDVAQAEARLSSARSQAILAESNLKTSVARFRQNVGTEPRSLAPGRPVERLLPKSLPTALNQALSNHPAIVASLHGVDAAELQVKVTEADLYPVVGVRGVVQQRYDSQFSGDNRFSASLVGTLTIPIYEGGQVYARTRQAKETAGQRRIEVDTQRDTVRAAVVSAWGGLEAAKAQIIAAQAQVEAASTALSGVREEAKVGQRTTLDVLNAQQELVSARSSLVVAQRDRVVASYAVLSAVGKLSAQTLRLKAEIYDARRHYEQVQGKLWGTQTPDGR; this is encoded by the coding sequence GTGCATAAACGCGACGAAAAGATTTCCGGGCTTGCTCTCTCCGCCGCCTTCGCCCTGGCGTTGGCTGGCGGCTGGGCAGGTTCGGCTTCGGCCCAGACCATGGAGGCCGCGCTCGCGCGGGCCTATTCCGCCAATCCGACACTCAATGCCCAGCGTGCATCGGTTCGCGCGACCGACGAGAACGTGCCGCAGGCGAAGGCAGGCTATCGGCCGCGCATCACCGCCTCGGCCGATATCGGCGCCAGCATCACCGAATCGGGCATTCCTGCCTTTGCCAGCAGCTCGCCGGTCCATACCAATAACGTATCGCGCCTCGGCCCGCGCGGCGTCGGCGTCCAGATCGACCAGAACATCTTCGATTCCGGCAAGACCCGCAGCGCGGTCGGACAGTCCGAATCGCAGGTGCTGGGCGCCCGCGCCACCTTGCGCAATACCGAGCAGAACGTGCTGCTCGACGCCGCGACCTCCTATATGAACGTGTTACGCGACACGGCGATCCTCAACCTCAACCGCAACAACGTCGAGGTTCTCGAGGAACAGCTGCGCCAGACGCGCGACCGCTTCCAGGTCGGCGAGGTGACGCGCACCGACGTGGCGCAGGCGGAGGCCCGCCTGTCCTCGGCACGCTCCCAGGCGATTCTCGCCGAATCGAACCTGAAGACCTCGGTGGCGCGCTTCCGCCAGAATGTCGGAACCGAACCGCGTTCGCTCGCGCCGGGCCGCCCGGTCGAGCGGCTGCTGCCGAAATCCCTGCCGACCGCGCTCAACCAGGCCCTGTCGAACCACCCGGCCATCGTTGCCTCGCTGCATGGCGTCGATGCCGCCGAGCTTCAGGTCAAGGTCACCGAGGCCGATCTCTACCCGGTCGTGGGTGTGCGCGGCGTGGTCCAGCAGCGCTATGACAGCCAGTTTTCCGGCGACAACCGCTTCTCGGCCAGCCTCGTCGGCACGCTGACCATCCCGATCTACGAGGGCGGGCAGGTTTATGCCCGCACCCGTCAGGCCAAGGAAACGGCCGGCCAGCGCCGGATCGAGGTCGACACGCAGCGCGACACGGTGCGCGCAGCGGTCGTGTCCGCCTGGGGCGGGCTGGAGGCCGCCAAGGCCCAGATCATCGCCGCCCAGGCGCAGGTCGAGGCCGCGTCCACGGCGCTGTCCGGCGTCCGCGAAGAGGCGAAGGTCGGCCAGCGCACGACACTCGACGTTCTCAACGCGCAGCAGGAACTGGTGAGCGCCCGCTCGAGCCTCGTCGTCGCGCAGCGCGATCGCGTCGTCGCCTCCTATGCCGTCCTCTCGGCGGTCGGCAAGCTCTCTGCCCAGACCCTGAGGCTCAAGGCCGAGATCTACGATGCGCGCCGGCATTACGAGCAGGTCCAGGGCAAGCTCTGGGGCACTCAGACGCCCGACGGCCGCTGA
- a CDS encoding DedA family protein, which yields MLKRAYDWCVSYASHPAAPWLLFGITFIESSFSPLPPIPLLIPMCIARPDRAWFYAGICSLGAVLGGYLGYAIGALLYESVGAWLIGIYGLQDKAASLIATSQDYWFWVLVTKGLTPIPFKIVTIMSGFLHFDLWKFTIGMVVSRASFFLMIAVALRFYGDDIRIFIEKHLPMTALALVVVIVGGFFVLPLVL from the coding sequence ATGCTCAAGCGAGCCTATGACTGGTGCGTTTCATACGCCTCCCATCCTGCCGCCCCATGGCTGCTCTTCGGCATTACCTTCATCGAAAGCTCGTTCAGCCCGCTGCCGCCGATTCCGCTGCTGATCCCGATGTGCATAGCCCGGCCGGACCGGGCCTGGTTCTACGCCGGCATCTGTTCGCTGGGCGCCGTGCTCGGCGGTTATCTCGGCTATGCCATCGGCGCGCTGCTCTATGAATCCGTGGGCGCCTGGCTGATCGGCATCTACGGGCTGCAGGACAAGGCTGCGAGCCTGATCGCGACCTCGCAGGATTACTGGTTCTGGGTGCTCGTCACCAAGGGCCTGACGCCGATCCCGTTCAAGATCGTCACGATCATGTCCGGCTTCCTGCATTTCGATCTGTGGAAGTTCACCATCGGCATGGTCGTCTCGCGCGCCAGCTTCTTCCTGATGATCGCGGTGGCCCTGCGCTTCTACGGCGACGACATCCGCATCTTCATCGAGAAGCACCTGCCGATGACCGCGCTCGCCCTCGTCGTGGTCATCGTCGGCGGCTTCTTCGTGCTGCCGCTGGTGCTGTAG
- the dps gene encoding DNA starvation/stationary phase protection protein Dps — protein sequence MAKTAAKTAPRSAPKNSTTAKVVKSSRVDLASNTKTKVIGLLNERLADGIDLALVTKQAHWNLKGPGFIGIHLMLDGFRDELDTHVDTVAERIAQLGGIAFGTTQTTAQATSLKPYPTEIVAVQDHLAALIERYAETANTVREAIDACDEAGDADTADILTAYSRMLDKSLWFLQSNLA from the coding sequence ATGGCCAAGACCGCAGCCAAGACCGCGCCGCGCAGCGCACCCAAGAACTCGACCACGGCAAAGGTGGTCAAATCCAGCCGGGTCGACCTGGCCTCGAACACCAAGACCAAGGTCATCGGCCTGCTGAACGAGCGTCTTGCCGATGGCATCGACCTCGCGCTCGTCACCAAGCAGGCGCACTGGAATCTCAAGGGGCCTGGCTTCATCGGCATCCACCTGATGCTCGACGGCTTCCGCGACGAGCTCGATACCCATGTCGACACGGTCGCGGAGCGTATCGCCCAGCTCGGCGGCATCGCCTTCGGCACGACGCAGACGACGGCTCAGGCGACGTCGCTCAAGCCCTACCCGACCGAGATCGTCGCCGTTCAGGACCATCTCGCCGCGCTGATCGAGCGCTATGCCGAGACCGCGAACACGGTGCGCGAGGCGATCGACGCCTGCGACGAGGCCGGCGATGCCGACACCGCCGATATCCTGACCGCCTATTCGCGCATGCTCGACAAGTCGCTCTGGTTCCTCCAGTCGAACCTCGCCTGA
- a CDS encoding valine--tRNA ligase, with product MMDKTFEPAAVEARISKAWDEAEAFKAGRGAVPGAEPYCIVIPPPNVTGSLHMGHALNNTLQDVLCRFERLRGKDVLWQPGTDHAGIATQMVVERKLAAENKTDRRTMGREAFLAEVWKWKEESGGTIVNQLRRLGASCDWSRERFTMDEGLSAAVLKVFVGLHKQGLVYRAKRLVNWDPKFQTAISDLEVLQVEKTGTFKWQRGGEEEFDAAKLDKALSRDPNGHLYYFKYPLEGATYDADDASTYITVATTRPETMLGDTGVAVHPENETIGHLIGRKAVLPLVGRVIPIFGDDYADPEKGTGAVKITPAHDFNDFEVGKRHQLDVVNILDGEARILLAGNEDFLAGAKPEAETMALDGADRFVARRRVVEMMAARGLLVKVEPNTHTVPHGDRSDVVIEPWLTDQWYVDVKPLAQRSIKAVQDGRTKFTPENWTKVYYDWLENIEPWCVSRQLWWGHQIPAWYGPDGEVFVAESEAEAQTLAMAHYGDTVALTRDEDVLDTWFSSALWPFSTLGWPEQTAELKHYYPTATLVTAFDIIFFWVARMMMMGLNFMDEVPFKDVYIHAIVRDEKGAKMSKSKGNVIDPLVIVDKYGADALRFTLSAMAAQGRDIKLSTQRVEGYRNFATKIWNAARFAELNGCARAEGFDPANVKQPLNRWILSEAAQAAEEIAAGIPSFRFNEAAGAAYRFVWNQFCDWYLELAKPVLQGEGVDAAARAETQATVAYIIDLICQLLHPFMPFLTEELWAQKAEAGAPRKLAEGDASLVCLTRWPDLSALKDATAEAEIGFVVDLISDIRSVRSEVNVPAGTQAPLVLVNASAATRTTIESWRPMIERLARVSDIGFETAAPAQSAQIIVRGEVAALPLAGLIDLDAERSRLTKELAKLDQDIAVVEKKLGNPDFMARAPEEIVEENRERKAAAEARKLKVAEALARLA from the coding sequence ATGATGGACAAGACTTTCGAACCGGCCGCCGTCGAGGCCCGGATCAGCAAGGCCTGGGACGAGGCTGAAGCCTTCAAGGCAGGCCGGGGTGCGGTCCCCGGCGCCGAGCCCTATTGCATCGTGATCCCGCCGCCGAACGTCACCGGCTCGCTGCATATGGGCCACGCGCTCAACAACACGCTGCAGGACGTGCTCTGCCGCTTCGAGCGCCTGCGCGGCAAGGACGTGCTCTGGCAGCCCGGCACCGACCATGCCGGCATCGCGACGCAGATGGTCGTCGAGCGCAAGCTCGCCGCCGAGAACAAGACCGACCGCCGCACGATGGGCCGCGAGGCCTTCCTGGCCGAGGTCTGGAAGTGGAAGGAGGAGTCGGGCGGCACGATCGTCAACCAGCTCCGCCGCCTCGGCGCCTCCTGCGACTGGTCGCGCGAGCGCTTCACCATGGACGAGGGGCTCTCCGCCGCCGTCCTCAAGGTCTTCGTCGGCCTGCACAAGCAGGGCCTGGTCTACCGCGCCAAGCGACTGGTGAACTGGGACCCCAAGTTCCAGACCGCGATCTCGGATCTCGAGGTTCTGCAGGTCGAGAAGACCGGCACGTTCAAGTGGCAGCGCGGCGGCGAGGAGGAATTCGACGCGGCCAAGCTCGACAAGGCGCTGAGCCGCGATCCGAACGGCCATCTCTACTATTTCAAATACCCGCTCGAAGGCGCGACCTACGACGCGGACGACGCCTCGACCTATATCACCGTCGCGACGACGCGCCCCGAGACGATGCTGGGCGATACCGGCGTCGCGGTGCATCCGGAGAACGAGACGATCGGCCACCTGATCGGCCGCAAGGCCGTGCTGCCGCTGGTCGGCCGTGTCATCCCGATCTTCGGCGACGACTATGCCGATCCCGAGAAGGGCACTGGCGCGGTCAAGATCACGCCAGCGCATGATTTCAACGATTTCGAGGTCGGCAAACGTCACCAGCTCGACGTCGTCAACATCCTCGACGGCGAGGCGCGCATCCTGCTCGCCGGCAACGAGGATTTCCTCGCGGGCGCCAAGCCGGAGGCCGAGACGATGGCGCTCGACGGCGCCGATCGCTTCGTCGCGCGCCGCCGCGTCGTCGAGATGATGGCCGCGCGCGGCCTCCTCGTGAAGGTCGAGCCGAACACCCATACCGTCCCGCATGGCGACCGCTCGGACGTCGTGATCGAGCCCTGGCTGACCGACCAGTGGTATGTCGACGTCAAGCCGCTCGCACAGCGCTCGATCAAGGCGGTGCAGGACGGGCGGACCAAGTTCACACCCGAGAACTGGACCAAGGTCTATTACGACTGGCTGGAGAATATCGAGCCCTGGTGCGTCTCCCGCCAGCTCTGGTGGGGCCACCAGATCCCGGCCTGGTACGGGCCGGACGGCGAGGTCTTCGTCGCCGAGTCGGAAGCCGAGGCACAGACGCTGGCGATGGCGCATTACGGCGACACCGTCGCGCTGACGCGCGACGAGGACGTGCTCGACACCTGGTTCTCCTCGGCGCTCTGGCCGTTCTCGACCCTCGGCTGGCCCGAGCAGACGGCCGAGCTGAAGCATTATTACCCGACGGCGACGCTGGTCACCGCCTTCGACATCATCTTCTTCTGGGTCGCCCGGATGATGATGATGGGCCTCAACTTCATGGACGAGGTGCCGTTCAAGGACGTCTACATCCACGCCATCGTTCGCGACGAGAAGGGCGCGAAGATGTCGAAATCGAAGGGCAACGTCATCGATCCGCTGGTGATCGTCGACAAATACGGCGCCGATGCGTTGCGCTTCACGCTGTCGGCCATGGCGGCGCAGGGCCGAGACATCAAGCTCAGCACGCAGCGCGTCGAGGGCTATCGCAACTTCGCGACCAAGATCTGGAATGCCGCGCGCTTCGCCGAATTGAACGGCTGCGCCCGCGCGGAAGGCTTCGATCCCGCGAACGTCAAGCAGCCGCTCAACCGCTGGATCCTCAGCGAGGCGGCGCAGGCGGCAGAGGAGATCGCCGCCGGCATTCCGAGCTTCAGGTTCAACGAGGCGGCGGGCGCGGCCTATCGCTTCGTCTGGAACCAGTTCTGCGACTGGTATCTGGAGCTTGCCAAGCCCGTGCTGCAGGGCGAGGGCGTCGATGCCGCGGCCCGCGCCGAGACGCAGGCGACCGTCGCTTACATCATCGACCTGATCTGCCAGCTCCTGCACCCGTTCATGCCGTTCCTCACCGAGGAGCTCTGGGCGCAGAAGGCCGAGGCCGGCGCGCCGCGCAAGCTCGCGGAGGGCGATGCCTCCTTGGTCTGCCTGACTCGCTGGCCGGACCTGTCGGCGCTCAAGGACGCGACGGCGGAGGCGGAGATCGGTTTCGTCGTCGACCTGATCTCGGATATCCGCTCGGTGCGCTCCGAAGTGAACGTTCCGGCCGGCACGCAGGCGCCGCTCGTGCTCGTCAACGCCTCGGCCGCGACGCGGACGACGATCGAGAGCTGGCGGCCGATGATCGAGCGTCTCGCCCGCGTCTCCGACATCGGTTTCGAGACGGCGGCGCCGGCCCAGTCGGCCCAGATCATCGTGCGCGGCGAGGTCGCAGCGCTGCCGCTCGCCGGTCTGATCGATCTCGACGCCGAGCGCTCGCGCCTGACCAAGGAGCTCGCCAAGCTCGACCAGGACATCGCGGTCGTCGAGAAGAAGCTCGGCAACCCCGATTTCATGGCCCGCGCACCCGAGGAGATCGTCGAGGAGAACCGCGAGCGCAAGGCCGCGGCCGAGGCCCGCAAGCTCAAGGTCGCGGAGGCCCTGGCGCGGCTGGCGTGA
- a CDS encoding protein-L-isoaspartate O-methyltransferase: protein MDDFTSLRRNMVDCQLRTYDITDRAALAAADSVPREAFVPETLSHLAYLDQSIALPGTGRALMTPMVAVRMIQELDPQPGEDVLEYAGGSGYGAALMDHMGAKAVLWEPDAAARALAEAALGRAGAGGVTVTAAQPAPANFDAILVSGSCEIAPETLFPLLRPEGRLIVVEGVGRAARVKLYLKSSDVVSGRPVFDAAAPVVAEFRRPAAFVF, encoded by the coding sequence ATGGACGATTTCACCTCGCTGCGGCGCAATATGGTCGATTGCCAGCTGCGCACCTACGACATCACCGACCGGGCCGCGCTCGCCGCGGCGGATTCGGTGCCGCGCGAAGCTTTCGTTCCCGAGACCCTCTCCCATCTGGCCTATCTCGATCAGTCGATCGCGCTGCCGGGCACCGGGCGCGCGCTGATGACCCCGATGGTCGCGGTGAGGATGATCCAGGAGCTCGATCCGCAACCGGGCGAGGACGTGCTCGAATATGCCGGCGGCTCGGGCTACGGTGCAGCGCTGATGGACCATATGGGCGCCAAGGCCGTGCTCTGGGAGCCCGACGCCGCGGCGCGGGCCTTGGCCGAAGCGGCCTTGGGCAGGGCCGGCGCCGGCGGCGTCACGGTCACCGCCGCGCAGCCGGCTCCCGCCAACTTCGACGCCATCCTCGTGAGCGGCTCCTGCGAGATCGCGCCCGAGACGCTTTTCCCGCTGCTGCGGCCTGAAGGTCGGCTCATCGTCGTCGAGGGCGTCGGCCGCGCCGCGCGGGTGAAACTCTATCTGAAGTCCAGCGACGTCGTGTCGGGCCGGCCGGTCTTCGATGCGGCAGCGCCTGTCGTTGCGGAGTTTCGCCGTCCGGCGGCCTTCGTTTTCTGA
- a CDS encoding DUF2497 domain-containing protein, with protein sequence MSAQAKPSEPSMEEILASIRRIISDDETKPAEESAAPQAEPAPEPEPEPVAAIDDDVLDLGAEAALVAAPVAEPAPAPPTPEDADIAFLEEEPAAAPLPEPPAPIVEPQPAPVQPEPQQPQPQAAFTPAPDMASLLSDQASSVVTNAFGQLASTVLSNNARTLEDLVKDMLKPMLKTWLDDNLPTMVERLVRAEIERVARGGRS encoded by the coding sequence ATGAGCGCGCAAGCCAAGCCCAGCGAACCGTCGATGGAGGAAATCCTCGCCTCCATCCGCCGGATCATCTCGGACGACGAGACGAAGCCGGCAGAGGAATCTGCCGCGCCGCAGGCCGAGCCTGCGCCGGAGCCCGAACCTGAGCCGGTCGCCGCCATCGATGACGACGTGCTCGACCTGGGGGCGGAGGCCGCGCTGGTAGCGGCGCCGGTTGCCGAGCCTGCTCCTGCGCCTCCCACGCCGGAAGACGCCGATATTGCCTTCCTGGAGGAGGAGCCCGCCGCGGCTCCGCTGCCGGAACCGCCAGCCCCAATTGTCGAACCTCAACCGGCGCCGGTTCAGCCGGAGCCGCAACAGCCTCAACCGCAGGCCGCCTTCACGCCCGCGCCGGACATGGCGAGCCTGCTGTCGGATCAGGCCAGCTCCGTCGTGACCAATGCCTTCGGCCAGCTGGCCTCGACCGTGCTCAGCAATAACGCGCGCACGCTGGAGGATCTGGTCAAGGACATGCTGAAGCCGATGCTCAAGACCTGGCTCGACGACAATCTCCCGACCATGGTCGAGCGGCTGGTGCGGGCGGAGATCGAACGCGTCGCGCGCGGCGGCCGCAGCTGA
- a CDS encoding alanyl-tRNA editing protein: protein MPTELLFRNDAYLKETPATVEAVNERGGIILDRTNFYATGGGQPGDAGHLRRADGSEIAIATTIYDPEDKSRVIHVPAEGQALPAPGEAVTAVLDWERRFKRMRVHTALHLLSVVLAFPVTGGSIGDGDGRLDFDIPEGGLDKAEVSEKLNALVARNADVTERWITDEQLDANPGLVKTMSVKPPRGSGRVRLVAIGDIDLQPCGGTHVRNTAEIGAVAVTDIEKKGKQNRRVRIALA, encoded by the coding sequence ATGCCGACCGAACTGCTCTTCCGCAACGATGCCTATCTCAAGGAAACGCCCGCGACGGTCGAGGCGGTGAACGAGCGCGGCGGCATCATCCTCGACCGCACGAATTTCTACGCGACCGGCGGCGGCCAGCCAGGCGATGCCGGGCATCTGCGCCGCGCCGACGGCAGCGAGATCGCGATCGCCACCACGATCTACGACCCAGAGGACAAGAGCCGGGTCATCCATGTTCCGGCCGAGGGGCAGGCCCTGCCGGCGCCGGGCGAGGCGGTCACCGCCGTGCTCGACTGGGAGCGCCGCTTCAAGCGCATGCGCGTCCATACCGCGCTGCACCTGCTCAGCGTCGTGCTGGCCTTCCCGGTCACCGGCGGCTCGATCGGCGATGGCGACGGAAGGCTCGATTTCGACATTCCCGAAGGCGGGCTCGACAAGGCCGAGGTTTCCGAGAAGCTCAACGCGTTGGTCGCCCGCAACGCCGACGTCACCGAGCGCTGGATCACCGACGAGCAACTCGACGCCAATCCCGGTCTGGTCAAGACGATGTCGGTGAAGCCGCCGCGCGGCTCGGGGCGCGTCCGGCTCGTCGCCATCGGCGATATCGATCTCCAACCCTGCGGGGGCACCCATGTCCGCAATACCGCCGAGATCGGCGCGGTCGCGGTCACCGATATCGAGAAGAAGGGCAAGCAGAACCGGCGCGTCCGGATCGCGCTCGCCTGA
- a CDS encoding pyridoxamine 5'-phosphate oxidase family protein: MSRHDDQTRVWDLIDSIKFAMLVTHDGQGDELRARPMHAHGEREEDAIYFLTDRRHHKDDEIQVNDNVCVAFSDTGGQRYLSVTGTATVLDDRKRVHDLWDASNRAFWDDENDPNIRVLRVRPSMAEFWDSPGKIVTSVKMAAAALTGAKPDLGENRKVRL, encoded by the coding sequence ATGTCTCGCCACGATGACCAGACCCGCGTCTGGGACCTGATCGATTCCATCAAGTTCGCGATGCTCGTGACCCATGACGGCCAGGGCGACGAATTGCGCGCCAGGCCGATGCATGCCCATGGCGAGCGCGAGGAGGACGCGATCTATTTCCTGACCGATCGCCGCCATCACAAGGATGACGAGATCCAGGTCAACGACAATGTCTGCGTCGCCTTCTCCGATACCGGTGGACAGCGCTATCTTTCTGTAACGGGCACGGCGACCGTGCTCGACGATCGCAAGCGCGTCCACGATCTCTGGGACGCCAGCAACCGCGCTTTCTGGGACGATGAAAACGATCCCAACATCCGAGTGCTGCGCGTGCGGCCCAGCATGGCGGAGTTCTGGGACAGCCCCGGCAAGATCGTCACCAGCGTCAAGATGGCCGCCGCGGCCCTGACCGGCGCTAAGCCCGATCTGGGCGAGAACCGCAAGGTTCGGCTCTGA